One window of the Candidatus Falkowbacteria bacterium genome contains the following:
- a CDS encoding bifunctional methylenetetrahydrofolate dehydrogenase/methenyltetrahydrofolate cyclohydrolase (catalyzes the formation of 5,10-methenyltetrahydrofolate from 5,10-methylenetetrahydrofolate and subsequent formation of 10-formyltetrahydrofolate from 5,10-methenyltetrahydrofolate) yields MIEKIIDGNDLSEKFIQKIKKQVREMEEKPSLAAILVGDDPSSNLYVKLKKRACDECEIDFHGYTIEKDFSEEELIKTIHFLNSDPSTDGILVQLPLPPQYNTDKVIAELDFRKDIDGFHPTNRENMQKCVYKLMPPLPGAIIEMIKSTGEVIENKQICVLCNTPMFADPFKCVWQAKNTIEVITTKDNWSEATKKADILIVAVGNPNLITKDSIKQDAIIIDVGINKVGKQIIGDVDLDDVIEKVKYISPVPRGVGPMTIAMLLKNLVELKTF; encoded by the coding sequence ATGATAGAAAAAATAATAGATGGTAATGATCTAAGCGAAAAATTTATCCAAAAAATTAAAAAGCAAGTTCGAGAAATGGAAGAAAAACCAAGCTTGGCTGCTATTTTAGTTGGAGATGATCCAAGCTCAAACTTATATGTTAAATTAAAAAAACGAGCTTGTGACGAATGCGAAATTGACTTTCATGGTTATACCATCGAAAAAGATTTCTCCGAAGAAGAACTCATCAAAACCATCCACTTTTTAAATTCTGATCCCAGTACTGACGGGATTTTAGTTCAATTACCTTTACCCCCCCAATATAATACTGACAAAGTTATTGCTGAACTTGATTTCCGGAAGGACATTGACGGTTTTCATCCGACTAACCGAGAAAACATGCAGAAATGTGTCTACAAATTAATGCCTCCGCTACCCGGAGCAATTATCGAAATGATCAAATCTACTGGTGAAGTTATTGAGAATAAACAAATTTGTGTTCTTTGCAACACCCCAATGTTTGCTGATCCATTTAAATGTGTTTGGCAAGCCAAAAATACAATTGAAGTAATAACGACTAAAGATAATTGGTCTGAAGCCACAAAAAAAGCGGACATATTAATAGTCGCTGTAGGAAATCCTAATTTAATTACTAAAGACTCAATAAAACAAGATGCTATCATTATTGATGTGGGAATAAACAAAGTTGGCAAACAAATTATAGGTGATGTAGATCTTGATGATGTAATTGAAAAAGTAAAATATATTTCTCCAGTTCCTCGTGGCGTAGGTCCCATGACCATTGCCATGTTGCTAAAAAACCTTGTTGAACTGAAAACTTTTTAA
- the recR gene encoding recombination protein RecR, which produces MRYPETINNLIESFSRLPGIGRKTAERFVFYLLKRPGAEIEKFAKNLYELQKHNFTCPDCFNFSENQGLCSICSDSTRNQNTICVIEEFHDLNVIEATGEYKGLYHVLGGKIDPPEGITPDKLKIKELLRRIQQNNIQEIILALNPDIQGEGTIIYLKNILKPLNIKLTLLARGLPMGSDIEYADEITLSNALKGRQELK; this is translated from the coding sequence ATGCGTTATCCTGAAACTATCAACAACCTAATCGAATCCTTTTCTCGCCTACCGGGAATTGGACGCAAAACTGCTGAGCGGTTTGTTTTTTATTTACTAAAGAGACCTGGTGCTGAAATTGAAAAATTTGCCAAAAACCTGTATGAACTGCAAAAACACAACTTTACTTGTCCAGATTGTTTTAATTTTTCCGAAAACCAAGGATTATGTTCAATTTGTTCTGATTCAACCAGAAACCAAAATACAATTTGTGTAATTGAAGAATTCCATGATCTAAATGTTATTGAAGCTACAGGTGAATATAAGGGACTATATCACGTACTTGGTGGCAAAATAGACCCCCCTGAAGGCATCACTCCGGACAAACTAAAAATAAAGGAGTTATTGAGGAGAATACAACAAAACAATATTCAAGAAATTATTCTAGCCTTGAATCCAGACATTCAGGGTGAAGGAACTATTATTTACTTAAAAAACATTCTTAAACCTCTAAACATAAAATTAACTCTACTCGCACGAGGACTTCCAATGGGATCTGACATTGAATATGCGGATGAAATTACATTGAGTAATGCTCTGAAAGGGCGACAAGAATTAAAATAA
- a CDS encoding undecaprenyl/decaprenyl-phosphate alpha-N-acetylglucosaminyl 1-phosphate transferase produces the protein MNSYDYIFALMLSFFACLILTPVVIWIAKRSKAIDRPDGQRKIHKKPTPLFGGLAIFLSINLVILIYSIITKDLIGDTIILKNLLGIFIGSLFLAVGGILDDKFDLKPKWQIIWPVFAILSVIICGIGIEFISNPIGEGLFELNKYSFNLFWYEGFPYKVTLFADLFTFAWLIAMMYTTKLLDGLDGLVSGIAIIASVFIFLTALNKGDIIQYDVALLAVIIAGVFAGFLVFNFNPANIFLGEGGSTMAGFLLGSLSIISGSKVGITLMLLSIPVLDFIWTLIRRRMENKPLFSADRKHLHHRLLDAGLSVKQAVYFLYLIAILFGLIAYSFQDKGLSFMAAVVLVVVVFMLILAYVYTKKKRRDRLLTGEIK, from the coding sequence ATGAACAGCTACGATTACATTTTCGCTCTAATGCTTTCTTTTTTTGCTTGTCTGATTTTGACACCAGTTGTTATTTGGATTGCTAAAAGGTCCAAGGCAATTGATAGGCCAGATGGTCAAAGAAAGATTCACAAAAAACCAACCCCGCTATTCGGTGGATTGGCTATTTTTTTAAGTATAAATTTAGTAATACTTATTTATTCAATCATCACCAAGGATTTAATTGGTGATACTATAATTTTGAAAAACCTTTTGGGTATATTCATTGGTAGTTTATTTTTGGCAGTCGGTGGTATTCTTGATGATAAGTTTGATCTGAAACCAAAATGGCAAATCATTTGGCCGGTATTCGCAATTTTAAGTGTAATTATTTGCGGTATTGGCATTGAATTTATTTCCAATCCGATTGGTGAAGGACTTTTTGAATTGAATAAATACAGTTTTAATTTATTTTGGTATGAAGGATTTCCGTACAAAGTAACTTTATTTGCGGACTTGTTTACCTTTGCTTGGCTAATCGCTATGATGTATACAACTAAACTTTTGGATGGTCTTGATGGTTTAGTTTCTGGTATAGCAATAATCGCTTCAGTTTTTATATTTTTGACCGCATTAAATAAGGGCGATATTATTCAATATGATGTTGCTCTCCTGGCGGTGATAATAGCCGGGGTGTTTGCTGGATTTTTGGTATTTAATTTTAATCCTGCTAATATATTTTTAGGTGAGGGTGGTAGTACGATGGCCGGTTTTTTATTAGGTAGTTTGTCTATAATTAGTGGTAGTAAAGTTGGAATAACTTTAATGTTACTTTCAATTCCAGTACTGGACTTCATTTGGACTTTGATTCGTCGGAGAATGGAAAATAAGCCATTATTTTCTGCTGACCGTAAGCATCTGCATCATCGTTTGTTGGATGCCGGGCTAAGTGTTAAACAGGCTGTGTATTTTTTGTATTTAATTGCTATACTTTTTGGTCTAATTGCATATTCCTTTCAGGATAAAGGTTTAAGTTTTATGGCAGCAGTTGTTTTGGTTGTGGTGGTATTTATGCTAATTTTAGCCTATGTTTATACAAAGAAAAAAAGGCGCGATCGTCTATTGACTGGAGAAATAAAATAG
- a CDS encoding FecR domain-containing protein: MKVYSGSKYPKHKSYYKKPFLKTRGFYFLLIVIIAVSSFIYFSIKNTSPEDINDQKFSDQNNLPINSAKVLLADGSLEIKAPNENWQAIGPDFQIESQSYIKTGSDSKAIIELPDKSLIRMKADTQIKLEEIGMADIIIEQLNGTAFHRVNDSSTAIYRVKNGSSELTALGTAFNVFTTSQLTKVTVTESRVKAKIYDKDENIINMRTIDSGTTATINPDLALEKMIETEDVSSNDLIDDNWYAWNLEQDQNYKFFTGIFEQTIKLVITKPEKAEMTVDNEKITIAGETEPGADIFMSGKELDNNDGHFETEYLLGSGENEIEIVVQKGKNKNKRLLLITSTKEKSILTLSGKTEDNAVTLSWESENLDDFTDFIVLKGGTEDPTYPDAPYHSVKSTLFSDTWSNLSDGHYFFRICTLNSENECSNYTDNYETSVGENNVTEGSIALVATKEDENITLSWNLSNDLNPTDGFKTIISQTEDPVYPGNSYHSLNSNERNDTWKKLTPATYYFRVCLLKDNVCILYSNNVAIELEELQQTGKLTLIGAQNGNKIDLAWENSDTPVTKGFKVIMGESPGITFPSKDHHLITSNTATNDSWANLETGKTYYFRICQNLGSSCGVYSNEVKINF; this comes from the coding sequence ATGAAAGTATACTCAGGCTCAAAATATCCTAAACATAAAAGTTACTACAAAAAACCCTTTCTAAAAACAAGAGGCTTTTATTTTTTATTAATAGTAATTATCGCCGTAAGTAGTTTTATATACTTTTCTATCAAAAACACTTCCCCGGAAGATATTAACGACCAAAAATTTTCTGATCAAAATAATTTGCCTATCAACTCCGCAAAAGTACTGCTTGCTGACGGCAGCCTCGAAATCAAAGCCCCAAATGAAAACTGGCAAGCCATAGGTCCAGATTTTCAAATTGAAAGCCAAAGCTATATCAAAACCGGCTCAGACTCAAAAGCGATCATTGAATTACCTGATAAAAGCTTAATTCGCATGAAGGCCGACACTCAAATCAAACTTGAAGAAATCGGGATGGCCGATATTATTATTGAGCAACTAAACGGAACCGCCTTTCATCGAGTTAATGATAGTTCCACTGCAATCTACCGCGTCAAAAACGGTTCATCTGAGCTGACTGCCCTCGGAACAGCCTTTAATGTTTTTACAACTAGTCAATTAACTAAAGTCACTGTAACGGAAAGCAGAGTCAAGGCTAAAATATATGACAAAGATGAAAATATTATTAACATGAGAACAATTGATAGTGGCACCACGGCAACAATTAATCCTGATTTAGCTTTAGAAAAAATGATAGAAACTGAAGATGTTTCCAGCAATGACCTGATTGACGACAATTGGTACGCCTGGAACCTGGAACAAGACCAAAATTATAAATTTTTTACTGGCATCTTTGAACAAACTATAAAATTAGTTATAACGAAACCTGAAAAAGCGGAAATGACCGTTGATAATGAGAAAATCACCATCGCTGGTGAAACAGAGCCTGGCGCTGACATCTTTATGTCTGGAAAAGAACTGGATAACAACGATGGGCACTTTGAAACTGAATATTTATTAGGTTCAGGTGAAAACGAAATTGAAATTGTTGTCCAAAAAGGCAAAAACAAAAACAAGAGATTACTTTTAATAACCTCTACGAAAGAAAAATCTATTCTAACATTATCTGGCAAAACTGAAGATAACGCAGTTACTTTATCCTGGGAATCTGAGAACCTTGATGACTTCACAGATTTCATTGTCCTAAAAGGTGGGACCGAAGATCCAACATATCCAGATGCACCATATCATTCAGTCAAATCAACTCTTTTTTCAGACACTTGGTCAAACTTAAGTGATGGTCACTATTTCTTCCGTATTTGTACCTTAAACAGTGAAAATGAGTGCTCTAATTATACAGATAATTATGAAACTTCTGTTGGTGAAAACAATGTTACCGAGGGGTCAATTGCTTTAGTTGCCACAAAAGAAGACGAAAATATAACGCTAAGTTGGAATTTAAGTAATGACTTGAACCCAACAGATGGGTTTAAAACCATTATCTCTCAAACTGAAGATCCTGTTTATCCAGGTAATTCCTATCATTCATTAAATAGTAATGAACGTAATGACACTTGGAAAAAACTTACTCCTGCAACATATTATTTTCGAGTTTGCCTACTCAAAGACAATGTCTGTATTTTGTACAGCAATAATGTAGCTATTGAACTCGAAGAATTACAACAAACTGGTAAATTAACTTTAATTGGTGCACAAAATGGAAATAAAATCGACCTAGCCTGGGAAAACTCAGACACTCCAGTTACCAAAGGATTTAAAGTAATCATGGGTGAAAGTCCTGGAATCACTTTTCCAAGCAAAGACCACCATCTAATAACTTCCAATACCGCAACTAATGACTCCTGGGCAAACCTAGAAACAGGAAAAACTTACTACTTTCGTATTTGTCAAAACTTAGGTAGTAGTTGTGGCGTTTATAGTAATGAAGTAAAAATCAATTTTTAA
- a CDS encoding YbaB/EbfC family nucleoid-associated protein: protein MFDKLKMLKQAKDLQSKMASMNFDHEENGIKLSVNGKQEVISLEITNDELLEDKEKLERLLKQTVNNAIQNSQRQAAMSMQGELGGLF, encoded by the coding sequence ATGTTCGACAAACTAAAAATGCTAAAACAAGCAAAAGACTTACAATCCAAAATGGCCAGCATGAACTTTGATCATGAAGAAAACGGAATTAAGCTTTCAGTGAATGGCAAACAAGAAGTAATTTCTCTTGAAATTACTAATGATGAATTACTCGAAGATAAAGAAAAATTAGAAAGACTCTTGAAACAAACTGTAAATAATGCAATCCAAAATTCTCAACGCCAGGCAGCCATGAGCATGCAAGGTGAACTCGGTGGACTGTTTTAA
- a CDS encoding four helix bundle protein, with the protein MNKANSKNLGGHTKMVVWQSIEQLDDIVQDILMCIPKNKYKIYNQLESSNDSVASNFVEGYYSGYLGEYIKFLKYSRRSGAEVYTRGRRVYKHKYFGDNLYKKFEERCVKTMYLIDRTRQSLEKKRNQL; encoded by the coding sequence ATGAACAAAGCAAACAGTAAAAATTTAGGTGGTCATACTAAGATGGTTGTTTGGCAAAGCATCGAACAACTTGATGACATCGTGCAGGACATTTTAATGTGTATCCCTAAAAACAAATACAAAATATATAACCAACTAGAAAGCTCAAACGATTCTGTCGCCTCAAACTTTGTTGAGGGATACTATTCCGGTTATCTCGGTGAATATATTAAATTTCTAAAATACAGTAGACGTTCAGGTGCTGAAGTCTATACTCGTGGAAGAAGAGTTTATAAACACAAATATTTTGGAGACAATCTATATAAAAAGTTTGAAGAACGCTGCGTAAAAACCATGTATTTAATTGACAGAACAAGACAATCTCTCGAAAAGAAACGTAATCAATTATAA
- the dnaB gene encoding replicative DNA helicase, which yields MSDQLPSKIPPQNLEAEQSLLGSLLLDKHALDKIADIIDPDDFYKEAHRYIYEGMVDIYSRQEPIDLLTITNLLEERNHLKKVGGRSYLANLANIVPTASHVIQYAHIIKKKATLRRLQRVATEIVGLSSNEDEDIDKLLDLSEQKLFTVSQRFLKQSFTPISNILGDTFDRIDDMHKNSGQMRGLASGFTELDTLLAGFQKSDLIVLAARPSVGKTSIALDMVREIGIRGKVPVGIFSLEMSKEQVVDRLLCAESNVDLWKLRTGRLSDREDDDDFPRLGHAMGLLSESPIFIDDSATLNVMEIRTKARRLKSEHNLGMIVIDYLQLMEARANSESRVQAVAEITRALKGIARELDIPVLALSQLSRAVEMNKPAIPKLANLRESGSIEQDADVVLFIYRKASDRNYRDEELTAQEKHIAEVHIAKHRNGPTGLVKLFFDGPKASFRNLDKRFSQHESSFDE from the coding sequence ATGTCCGATCAATTACCTAGCAAAATCCCACCACAAAACCTAGAAGCTGAGCAATCTTTGCTAGGCTCTCTTTTGTTAGATAAACATGCATTAGACAAAATTGCGGACATTATAGACCCTGATGATTTTTACAAAGAGGCCCACCGCTACATTTATGAAGGCATGGTAGATATATACTCAAGACAAGAACCAATTGACTTGTTAACCATAACTAACCTTTTAGAAGAACGAAATCATTTAAAAAAAGTTGGGGGGCGCAGTTATCTGGCGAACCTAGCTAATATTGTGCCTACGGCCAGTCATGTTATACAATACGCTCACATTATCAAGAAAAAAGCTACTTTGCGACGATTACAACGTGTGGCAACTGAAATTGTGGGCTTATCCAGCAATGAAGATGAGGACATTGATAAATTACTAGACCTATCCGAACAAAAACTGTTTACTGTCTCACAACGTTTTTTGAAACAAAGTTTTACTCCAATTAGCAACATTCTGGGCGACACTTTTGACAGGATTGATGATATGCACAAAAACTCTGGTCAAATGCGTGGCTTGGCCAGTGGATTTACTGAACTAGATACTCTTCTAGCAGGATTCCAAAAATCAGACTTAATTGTTTTAGCGGCCCGGCCATCTGTAGGAAAAACTTCCATAGCATTAGACATGGTTCGAGAAATTGGTATTCGAGGAAAGGTACCAGTTGGTATTTTCAGCTTGGAAATGTCCAAGGAGCAAGTGGTTGACCGCCTGCTCTGCGCTGAATCAAACGTTGATTTATGGAAACTAAGAACCGGTCGCCTATCTGACCGTGAAGATGATGATGATTTTCCTAGATTGGGTCATGCCATGGGATTATTATCTGAATCTCCAATTTTCATTGATGATTCAGCCACCTTAAATGTAATGGAGATCCGAACCAAAGCACGACGATTAAAATCTGAACATAATTTAGGAATGATAGTAATTGATTATCTTCAGTTGATGGAAGCGCGCGCCAACTCTGAAAGTCGCGTACAGGCTGTAGCAGAAATCACTCGCGCACTTAAAGGAATTGCTCGTGAATTAGATATTCCGGTGTTAGCATTATCTCAGTTATCCCGTGCGGTAGAAATGAACAAGCCAGCGATTCCAAAATTAGCGAACTTGCGTGAATCTGGTTCAATTGAGCAGGATGCTGATGTTGTACTCTTCATTTACCGTAAAGCTTCAGATAGAAATTACCGAGATGAAGAATTGACGGCGCAGGAAAAACATATTGCTGAAGTTCACATTGCCAAACATAGAAACGGGCCTACTGGCCTAGTAAAACTCTTTTTTGACGGACCTAAGGCCAGTTTTCGTAACCTTGATAAACGATTTTCACAACATGAATCCAGCTTTGATGAATAA
- a CDS encoding tRNA uridine(34) 5-carboxymethylaminomethyl modification radical SAM/GNAT enzyme Elp3: MNIHKQLVLKLAGLKVKNSNRLNKVKRQFANKHKIGMISNAELLYLYRQMLKKKALPHNEDLEKLLQKRKIRTLSGVAPVAVLTKPYPCPGKCAYCPDEKLMPKSYLSNEPAVMRAILTKFDPFTQVNVRIRALTDNGHLTDKIELIIMGGTWSYFPKQYQSWFIKRCFDACNGKTAKNIEQAHKWNENAKHRIVALTIETRPDYVSQKEIAYWRKLGATKVELGVQSLNDKVLHLNKRGHYIKEVAEATKLFKMAGFKVAYHMMPNLPGSTTAKDLKDFKTLFGDEGFQPDLIKIYPTVVTKNSLLFRWWKQGKYKPYSAKKLFDLLIKIKLLVPAYVRIIRLIRDIPLESIEAGNPISNLRQDLQKELHKQGKFCKCIRCREAREDLQGLDKAKLSKIHYQAPDADEYFYQLTNYNKKKLFAFLRLRLPHKDEQNFIPELQDCAMIREIHTYGRLTPLEKEKKKKNIQHSGLGTKLTLEAEEFAKKKGFAKMAVISGVGVRGFYKKLGYKQVGTYMIKDLSCKTKTKK; this comes from the coding sequence ATGAATATTCACAAACAACTAGTTTTGAAACTAGCTGGCTTGAAGGTAAAAAATTCTAATCGCCTAAACAAAGTCAAACGCCAGTTTGCCAACAAACACAAGATCGGCATGATAAGCAATGCCGAACTTTTGTATTTATATCGACAAATGCTCAAGAAAAAAGCGCTACCTCACAATGAAGACCTAGAAAAATTATTACAAAAAAGAAAAATCCGCACATTGTCAGGTGTAGCCCCTGTTGCAGTTTTGACAAAACCATACCCCTGCCCAGGAAAATGTGCCTACTGTCCAGACGAAAAATTAATGCCCAAAAGCTACCTATCAAATGAACCGGCAGTTATGAGGGCAATTTTAACTAAGTTTGATCCGTTTACCCAAGTAAATGTACGAATTCGCGCACTAACTGACAATGGCCACCTGACCGATAAAATTGAATTAATCATTATGGGTGGCACCTGGTCATACTTTCCTAAACAATATCAAAGTTGGTTTATAAAAAGATGTTTTGATGCTTGTAATGGAAAAACTGCCAAGAATATAGAACAAGCTCACAAGTGGAACGAAAACGCCAAACATCGTATTGTTGCTCTAACTATAGAAACAAGACCTGATTATGTTTCCCAAAAAGAAATTGCCTACTGGCGAAAACTTGGAGCAACCAAAGTAGAACTTGGTGTACAATCGCTTAATGATAAAGTTTTGCATTTAAATAAAAGAGGTCACTATATCAAGGAAGTAGCTGAAGCTACAAAATTATTCAAAATGGCTGGTTTCAAAGTGGCCTACCACATGATGCCGAATTTGCCAGGCTCAACCACTGCTAAGGATTTAAAAGATTTTAAAACTCTTTTCGGAGACGAAGGATTTCAGCCGGACTTGATTAAAATTTACCCAACGGTTGTAACAAAGAACTCCCTACTTTTTCGTTGGTGGAAACAAGGCAAATACAAACCTTATTCAGCAAAAAAATTATTCGATTTACTTATCAAAATAAAGTTGTTAGTACCAGCCTATGTAAGAATCATCCGTTTAATTAGAGACATTCCACTTGAAAGCATTGAAGCTGGCAATCCTATTTCCAACCTAAGACAAGATCTACAAAAGGAGTTACATAAGCAAGGTAAATTCTGTAAATGTATTCGTTGTCGCGAAGCGCGTGAAGATTTACAAGGATTAGACAAAGCAAAGCTATCCAAAATTCACTACCAGGCACCTGATGCTGATGAATATTTTTATCAACTAACAAATTATAATAAAAAGAAGTTATTTGCATTCCTTCGTTTAAGATTACCACACAAAGACGAGCAAAACTTTATTCCAGAACTTCAAGATTGTGCTATGATTCGCGAAATTCACACTTACGGTCGTTTAACTCCCTTAGAAAAAGAAAAAAAGAAAAAGAACATTCAACATTCAGGACTTGGAACAAAACTAACACTGGAAGCTGAAGAGTTTGCTAAGAAAAAAGGCTTCGCTAAAATGGCCGTGATTTCTGGCGTAGGCGTACGCGGTTTTTACAAAAAACTTGGCTATAAGCAAGTTGGGACATATATGATTAAAGATTTAAGTTGTAAGACTAAAACAAAGAAATAA
- the rplU gene encoding 50S ribosomal protein L21, translated as MSLAVIKTGGKQYKVTKGQLMKFEKLPGEVGDKIEFDQVLLKSDDKGSKLEIGKPFLKDAKVEAEILEQARDKKVIVVKYKRKTRYRRKAGHRQHFTKVKINKV; from the coding sequence ATGAGTTTAGCAGTGATAAAAACTGGTGGTAAGCAGTACAAAGTTACCAAAGGACAATTAATGAAATTTGAGAAATTACCAGGTGAAGTTGGTGATAAAATTGAGTTTGACCAAGTTTTACTAAAATCAGACGACAAAGGTTCAAAGCTAGAAATTGGTAAACCTTTTCTTAAGGATGCCAAGGTTGAAGCTGAAATATTAGAACAAGCTCGTGATAAAAAAGTGATAGTTGTAAAATATAAAAGAAAGACAAGGTATAGACGAAAAGCTGGACACAGGCAACATTTTACAAAAGTTAAGATCAACAAAGTTTAA
- a CDS encoding serine hydroxymethyltransferase, with translation MLTHLSKQDPQIAEAIEKELKRQQEVIELIPSENFVSVSVLEALGSVLTNKYSEGYPGNRYYGGTENVDITEQLAIDRAKQLFQAEHANVQPLSGAPANIAAYFALLKPGDTILGMDLSHGGHLTHGHPVTSMSKIFNFIRYKTDKETGLIDYDNLLEMAKEHQPKLILVGYSAYSREIDYQKVQQIADEVGALTMADIAHIAGLIAAGVMNNPVPIFDIVTTTTHKTLRGPRGGMILCKEKWAGKVDKAVFPGLQGGPHEHNIAGKAVAFGEALKPEFKVYAAQILKNAKALENKLKEHDYKIMFGTTENHLLLIDVSNKNLSGKQAQELLDSVGITCNKNMIPDDPRSPMDPSGIRLGTPAMTSRGFTEQDFELVGELIAKTLANPEDQQVHSEVKQQIQQLTTKYPLYPELNN, from the coding sequence ATGCTTACTCACCTATCAAAACAAGATCCTCAAATTGCTGAGGCCATAGAAAAAGAGCTCAAACGACAACAAGAAGTAATTGAGCTCATTCCTTCAGAAAATTTTGTTTCAGTATCAGTTCTTGAAGCGCTGGGTAGTGTCCTGACTAACAAATATTCAGAAGGTTATCCAGGTAATCGTTATTATGGTGGAACCGAAAACGTAGATATTACCGAACAACTGGCGATTGACCGAGCGAAACAACTATTTCAAGCTGAGCATGCTAATGTTCAACCATTATCTGGTGCGCCAGCTAATATTGCAGCTTATTTTGCTTTGCTTAAACCAGGCGACACAATTTTGGGGATGGACCTATCACATGGTGGTCATTTAACCCATGGACATCCAGTTACTTCCATGTCAAAAATATTCAATTTCATAAGATACAAAACTGACAAAGAAACCGGATTGATTGATTATGATAATTTACTAGAGATGGCCAAAGAACATCAGCCTAAATTAATTTTAGTTGGCTACTCAGCATATTCCAGAGAGATTGATTACCAAAAAGTTCAACAAATCGCTGATGAAGTTGGAGCCTTAACCATGGCTGACATTGCGCACATAGCGGGCTTAATTGCAGCTGGGGTAATGAACAATCCTGTACCAATCTTTGATATTGTTACAACTACAACTCACAAAACTTTAAGAGGCCCTCGCGGAGGCATGATCCTATGCAAAGAAAAATGGGCCGGAAAAGTTGACAAGGCCGTTTTCCCTGGATTGCAAGGTGGCCCACATGAACATAATATTGCAGGAAAAGCCGTTGCTTTTGGTGAAGCTCTAAAACCTGAGTTTAAAGTTTACGCAGCTCAAATCCTAAAGAATGCCAAAGCTCTAGAAAACAAACTAAAGGAACATGATTACAAAATAATGTTTGGTACAACCGAAAATCATTTATTATTAATTGATGTTTCAAACAAAAACTTATCTGGCAAACAGGCTCAAGAACTATTGGATTCAGTTGGCATCACTTGTAATAAAAACATGATCCCCGATGACCCAAGAAGCCCGATGGATCCATCTGGCATCAGGCTAGGAACCCCAGCCATGACCTCTCGTGGCTTTACTGAACAAGACTTTGAATTAGTTGGTGAACTCATTGCCAAAACTTTAGCTAACCCAGAGGATCAGCAGGTTCATTCTGAAGTTAAACAACAGATTCAGCAGTTGACCACGAAATACCCGCTCTATCCAGAATTAAATAACTAA